The genome window GGTTTAGCGGTGGCGTGATGATGTTATCGAAAGTGGTGAATCAAGGTTAGCAATGGATGATATATTTGACAACGGTGAACCATTGGATATGGAGGAGGCCTTGGCAATGACAAGTTGAAGATGTGACAGTGAAGGAGATAGACAACACCAATGCTAACATTTCTCCTAGGCGGTTGATGGCTAATGTtgcttttattttatattttagatTACAGCATATGTAAATCACCTAATTTCCAACAAATTAATTGTTGATAAGTTGTAAACGGCCTTGACTTGTCTTTCGCACTAAGCATCCACACAACCCATATGCGATATTCATAGTCTACCAGTGTGAGCATCCATGTAATGTAATCTAAgatagggattaaaattttgctaaaattttatgaattttggagAGGAATGAAAtttttaattctgaaattttctttcactaatATGTAAAACCTACCGAGCAGAAAAcgaaaaatgatcaaaatttcgACAAAAAATTGTGAATTTCTATCTTCTCGCCAGTGAATGAAAAAAACTGTTAAATGAAATTGAAATCGCTGATCTAAGCTTGTATTTGCATCGGGATAATTATCAATCAGGTAacctaaaaatatatatctttttTGAGAGGAATATAGAAGTTGAGGGGAATATGGGTCATGTCACGGCCCAACTAATACACGGGATGCGTTCCGTTTTTAAGCCTCGTTCACGAGCGGCCAGAATTGCTAGCTGTAGCGAGCGACCCAaaatctcctctcctctctactCTCGGGGGCGAGAGATCGGGACGAGGACATGGCGGAGGAGCAGTTCCTCGCCGTCGCGGTGGACGCCGCCAAGAACGCCGGCGAGGTTCCCCTCCTACGCACGCCCCCCCTCCCCCGCACTACTCATGGGCATGGATTCTTTCTTTTCCATGTTCTCGAGCCGACTCCTCATGAATTATTGATTTCCTGAGCAGATCATTCGCAAGGGATTTTACCAGACCAAGAATGTGGAGCACAAGGGCCAGGTATCTCCTTCCTCGCCTTCTCCTCACCCATCTCGTGGCATGTTGATGCCATTGGTTCCCTTCGATTGGAGATTGAGATTTGCCGATTTGGTAATCTATGGTGGCTCGCATTGTTCGTCGGTGGCAGGTGGATTTGGTGACGGAGACGGACAAGTCCTGCGAGGACCTCATCTTCAACCACCTCCGGGAGTACTTCCCGGACCACAAGTTCATCGGGGAGGAGACGTCTGCGGCGCTCGGCGCCACCGCCGATCTCACCGACGAACCCACCTGGATCGTCGACCCCCTCGATGGAACCACAAATTTCGTCCATGGGTAAAGCTCATGTTTCATCCCTATACTAGGTTCTTTCATTGTGCATCTTCCCCCTCCGAGATTGTGCTTGCCTTTTGCATTGCAGCTTCCCTTTCGTGTGCGTCTCCATTGGCCTCACCATTGGGAAAATTCCCACGATCGGAGTCGTGTACAATCCCATTATGAATGAGGTATTAAATAACACGGCTCTATATTATCTGTGGAGCATCACATTCATGAAAGTATATGTAGAATCATTGCCTCTATTATTGTGTAGACCCCAATTCTAAAAAACTGATATATTGTATGCATTGAATTTACAAAAAAGATTTTGAGTCTAAGCTCATGTTGCTTGTTCCAATCAGCTTTTCACGGCTGTTCGTGGAAAAGGTGCTTTCCTCAATGGCTCTCCTATCAAAGGTATACCTTAATTTGGTTACAATCAATTAAGCAGCATGTTGATTGTAACacaccttttttcttttccaattGCCCGTGCTAATTTCAATATGCATGTCTTTCTTGTGCAGCATCATCACAGAACGAGTTGGTGAAGGCTCTCCTGGTAACAGaggtacgtggcaccatcaaGAATTAACTTGTACCATGCACTTTAGACATTGAACCGGAGATAACATCATATTTTGGCTTCAAATTTGTTTTCTTAGTTGATGATAAATACATGCAGAAACTCTATTGCTGCTAGCTCCTCTTGAGTTTTCATCTGAAAAATGTAGCTGCAAAAAAATCATTACATTCCAAATCCGTGGTAACTGTCATCTAAATAGCTATGGCTTGTGCTTCAGTCTCCCACCATGGAAAACGTACGGATATTAAAACAGATCAAAGTTGAGGATTAATCTTGTTGTGATTTAAAAGATTATTATGATCGAGGGAACACTTTGCCGGTTCTTACATCCTCTTATCAGATCCACTGATCAGACTTTTTCGGATTTTCCTTTTTCAGTTTGACACTTAGACCTGAACCATAAAAATTGCCAGCGCATCATGCTTGCATTGGAACAACTGTTGTTTGGATGGATTAGAATGGGTTAAACCTTTTAACTTCCACACTATCATTGCAGCATCATCATGCGTTGATGTGCCCAAGAAAGTTTATTGTCATGTGCTATTGTGTCCATTCAAGTAATTTCTCTTTCAATCAAATGTAGACCCTTGATGAAGTTTAATCTGGGAATTATAGTTGTGCCCTTGATATAAATATTTGATTGAACAGTTGCTGGGATAAACTAGTTTATGGTTGCGTAAAAGATAAAATGAGACAAGGGTTGCAATCCATCTAAACTTGTTGATACAGTCAATATCAGGACATTTTTTTGGGAGGGAAGTTACCCTAGATTTTTTTCCGTTTGGGatattgtttcataattttgggTACTCGATTAACGGATGTGTTGCATTTACAACTTTACCCTATCCTTTGAGATTTGTAAACATTTTCCATAGAGGGGACTACTGAAGCAGATCCCAACAACTATAGCCATGGGCTGCATTGGGTTTCTTGAAATTGTCCAGGTCCAATGTCATTCCATAAATTTGAATTGGGGTCCAATGGGCCATGCGCATACATGAATAAGACACATGTCCCATTGGAGGAAATTGTTTCTTGTATGTTCCATCTACATCATTGGGCATGATTCATTGATAATTGTAACATGTTTTTTGTTTGACTGGCAAATACTTCTTTGTAGCTGCATATAATGCACCTTCTGAGCTAACTATACTGGAAATGAGAGTTGTGTATTTAAATATCATGGGGAATTACATCCAGAAATTTTTACTTACAAGAACTTACTGGAAATACTTAACTGATAACATTACCGATTGAGCAGGCTGGAACCAAGAGAGATAAGTCCACTGTGGATGATACAACCAACAGAATCAACAAGCTACTATACAAGGTAAACCCTGTAAAGTAACATTAGGGGCATCAAACGTAAATAAAGTTAACACTTCAACGTTCTTAACAGAGTATTCATCTTTTCAGATTAGATCTATACGGATGTGTGGCTCCTTGGCATTAAACATGTGTGGAGTTGCTTGTGGTAGGCTTGATTTGTGTTACGAAATTGGATTTGGTGGACCCTGGTACGATTAACCAAATTATTGACAGTAATTTCACGAAAAATATCAGCTACATGGTCGTCTAAAATTGCTAACTTTTCTCCTCTAGGGATGTTGCTGCTGGAGCTGTGATTCTTCAGGAAGCTGGGGGCCTTGTTTTTGATCCGTATGTCATGAAATTTAGTCAAACATACTGATAGCTACATTGtccataatttatcaaatttttcgTAATTTGACGAGTGTCTCTGAGTGTGTTTGTACTTCGTTCTGATCTGCAGAAGTGGTGGAGAATTTGATTTGATGACGCGAAGGATGGCGGGATCAAATGGCTTGCTAAAGGATCAGTTCATCAAAGAGTTGGGGGATTCAAGCTGAATTGACTAGTACTAATATTTATGAATTAGAACAAAAAATAAGAATGCCTTGCCATATCAATAATAATATATTGTCAAGGCAAATTTTCATGTAATACTACATCAGCAACATTGTTTGTGGTACCATCTTGGACACGGTACAATGCACCATTTTTTTGGGGGTCTTTTTTGCTATTTCTTTATGTCGACATGTGGATGCTCAGGCTTCAGCAACCGTTCAACTTCCATGGTTTGTCTGGATAGAAGGGGATTAACCCCATCTTATTCAGAGTGGTTATGTCAAGTCCATATATTTCCCctaaattttgaagttttttttggGTAAAAAGGCTTTTTTTTAATCAGGCCCTGACTTCTAATGAAGCCAGACGAACCAAAGTATTTTGAACGGTtacaagaaaatgaaatatCCAAGCAATTCTCCAGAGCTGTGGGCACCCAACACTGCTACTTCTATCGTCTGCGTAACCAAACATTTACAAAGGTTACAATTATCAAACATAGATTCCATGTCAGCTTATGTTCCTTCTCCTTGGTTCCTTCTTCTGATCCGTCTCTCCGCTGCTCCAGCCACCTCTCCTGCACTATCGTCAGACACAGCTTCCGTGCCTTGTGCCTCCAGTAACAGATGTGCAAGAAAACATAGATATGCCTAGCCCAGCGCACCATCCTAGCCACAAACAAGCACATGAAACCATTGTTCTCTTAACATTGCACCATACCCAGGAGTTAAACAACATATTACAAACCAAAGATAAATATCAGAAATATGCCTTTTTTAAAATTGCCCTCCTCTTATCTGGGGCCTTATTTGGAGGCCAGACGGAGGCGTGCGGCACTCGAGGATTGAACCCGGGTGGGCTCGGCtgcttcctgcagctttgccaaTCGAGCTCTGTGCTCATTCGCAGAAAGAAATTTTTACCTAGGTACAACCTTATTTTCATTGTCAAACTGTAACTTACAATTTTTACGAACAAACCAAAAAGGAATTTTAAACCCCTCAACTTTATGAACACCTGTACTCCCTATGTACCTGTTCTATCTTCATTTTTCAACTGAATTCAGAAGAGCAACCCATAAATTCATGTAAACCATCCCATAGTAGATAAAACCAATTGATCTTGAGACAAATTTTTAAGACTTTTGACGTATGTTCTTTGACGATTTTATAAAGTCCATTTGCAATAACTAAGACATTTTACCTGGGTGGTATACTGTTTTTATATGACAATTTTGACCATGATCTGCCTGTGGTAGTGTGAGCGTGGTGTTAAAAAAAAGTGCCGGCTCTCTGGTGCGGGGAACAAAGCGAGCAAGACGCACGGACCGGATGCTTTTTGTCCGAACCCTGACGCTGCTTCCTCGAGGCATTTAGGATTGTCAAAACAGGAGCCCATCCatggaagcggcggcggcgagctcggtaAGGGCCGGAGTCGCATCGCAGCTGCGTTCCCCGCTCGGATTCAGGGACGGACGCTTTCGCGCTCCCCCTCTTCGTTGGTGCCTGCGTCCGCCCCGGCCGGCCTCGCGCCTCGTCTACCGCGGGGAAGCCCGTCCCCGCGTCGCCGCTTCCGCTTCTCGCGACCAGCAGCGGCAGCTGGGGGAGctcgaggcggaggcggaggcggtcgGCGGGTCGGCCTGGGAGGCCGGGAGGAGCAGCCCCCGCGAGGTCCACCACTTACCACCTTCCCTCCCCAGCCGTCTCCAATCCCAGCTCGTTCGTGACCATCGTTTGAGTTGATTTGGTTGGCTGTGCAGGTGAGGGAGGAGATGGCGCGGTGCTTCGACCTCGTCCGCCGCCTCGGCAGGGGTGCCGTCTACCTCGGCTCCTCCAGGGTGCCGCCCACCCACCCGCACTACCACCGCACCGCCGAGCTCGCAAGAGAGGCAAGTAGTATGCAAGCTTCACCAACCCAGCCTTGAACTGATATGCATTCCTCGCATTCTTTTCTTTCACCAGCGCACTGTCAACAAATCTATATAGAGACAAAACATGGTATCGAATTGGATTAGAACTAGCTGCAGATCAGGGCAATTGTTATGGCACAATATAGCCTTGTGCGTTtacatggaaaaaaaaactctggaaCAACTTGTGCTGAGCCTGTCTTTGCATTACAACAGATAGCTCGGCTGCTGGACTGCACCACATGGACCGGAGCCGGTCCCGGGCTCATGGATGCCGCCATCCAAGGCGCTCTTGGGGCAGACAAGCCTGTCGGCGGCTTCAAGATTGCCAAGGAGGCAGGCGAATGGACAACCTCAAGCTTCCATCCTTACCTGCCCCCGGAGACCTATCTCACCTGCAGGTAGCTGAATCCTGACGATGCAAACATAAGATTGAGCTCTAGTGGGTGCCATCTTGTACAAATGCAAATCACTCCGTGTTAAACTGAATTTTAGGTTCTTCTCGGCAAGGAAGCATGGACTGGTGGATGCTGTAGTGCGGAGCAACCCTACGGACCGAACTGTCGTGGTTGCATTACCGGGAGGGATAGGGACGTTGGACGAGTTGTTTGAGATATTGGCGCTGATTCAACTGGAGAGGATTGGTTCGGCGCTCCCGGTCCCGTTCTTGCTTCTCAACTACGATTCTTATTACTCCAAGTTGCTGGACTTTCTGAGTGACTGCCAGGAGTGGGGCACGGTTTCTCCTGGCGAAGTGGCGTCACTGTGGAAGGTTTGTGATGGGAATTATGAAGCTTTGGAGTACTTGGCAGAGTTCTACAATGTACCTGCTGCGGGAAGAAATTACCATTTATCACCACAGCTGAAGCAGCAAAGAATTTCATACGCCACAAGCTGATGGCACAAGCTCTTCAGAAGAttccttgccccccccccccccctccttttgTGGGTAGCACATCACAATCGCACCAATTTTCGCACTACTCAATTCTCCCCGTGGAGATGTTCTCAAGGCATTCGATTAGCAATGGAAAGGAGAAATAACACTTTTGACAACAGACGCATGTTGTACATTTGCATTTTAGACTGTTTAACAGCGGAGGTGATGAATGCAATCAAATGATGTTTAAATCTTGCAGTATATTTTTTTGTTGAGTTACACATATACGGGCAATGAACTAATTTTGAGTATCAGTACAAAGAAATATGCACAGCAATTGTTCTACAAATATGCACAGCAATTGATATAATTATTTCGACTCATGAAAGATGAATGATGTGATTGTGACTcgttattttaaattttcattTCACGGCCGAAGCAAGATGTGTTATCAAATGGTTTCTTGTCCAGTTTACACATTCGATTGTTCTGTTCATCATGTTCAGTTGTTCCGTGCACCAAACATCAAAGAGCACAAGAAGTTAAGGCCCGGTATGATGCCTCCAGACTTTGGGTCTGTGACTTGTGGTGTTTCAACAAAACCAAGGCGGCAATAACCTGAGATTATAAGGAGTGCATAATAGGGTCCAGATTGTCCAAGTAAGGATAACCAGCTGGATAAGGACCTGTTTTGTTAAATGCCTGCGCAATATTGCTAGCGCAAGTGTGTGCTTCAGAGCCGGCTTAGCGAGCGTAAGGATGGGTGATGCCTAAAAGAGGTAAATTAGGATCACtcaaaattgatgctcaaaaccaaaagatacatctattttagttttaatctaaatgtactctagatttatctagcgTTTCTACTCTATCTAAACAAAGTTTTACAACATAGAAACCAAACTTAACAACTACACATGGCAATTCTAGAAAACGTAAACACGGAATAATAAGTGCAAGACATAAGTGGAGAATATAAAGGTAGTGAGAATGCAAACACTCGATATGACTACTTTTCCTATGATATCGGTGAATTGCCGTTCACCCCTAGTTCATGTTGGAGCCTCTCGTAAGGGCCAAGCTACCTGGTCATAACTCCGTGGATAACCGTTAGAGCTCTCTACTCGCAAATGGGTCTCCTACTAGCTCTCTCCTAGATGCTCACCACCGTCTTCACATGGTCGAGCTTCGCCACTCTGGCTCGGGTCACTCCTCCCACTTACAAAGTTTGCGATCGCTCCACAACCTTCTCAGATGGTCTCATAAGACAAGATTGCTGGTAAGCCATTTAGGTCCTGGCAAGTACTAAGAATAACAAGTTGGATCACTCACTTGATCCAACCATAGGCTAATTAACAAGTTGGATCACTCACTTGATCCAACCATAGGCTAATTATTTAGTTAGATGCATGCTAAGCCTAAACTAGCACCAATCAAGTCTTTAATTTTGTGCTAATTGCTTTGGTCTTCAACGTGCTCAACTTTGGTGGCTTAACTGCTctcaaatatatatgtatactcCTGAGCTCAAGCATCCTCAAATGGCTGAGTGCGGGGGTATATTTATAGCCCCAACTCACAAAACAGTTGTTGCTCTCGGTCCTAGAAATATGTGaacacaggataatccggtgagcacATTTTCCTTAGCACCGAAACATCTAGTGAGTGAAACAGAAACTAGTCATTAGAGTACATTTCcacatcatcggatcatccgatggtTTTCAATATTCATCACCAACTCCAAGCCAAGCAACTTCTCTGCACAATCCTTCCAGTGAATCCTCTGGTGTGCGCATTGGAACAACCGATGAGTGTACTTTTCATCTTCCAGTGAGAACAGAGGATCATCTGATGAATGTTGGCGCTTGGaattcttcacttcatctctCTGAAAACTTGTTTCGGTGTAACCTTCTAGTGCACATTGAAACTTCCAATAAACCTTCTTGTGTTCACAtcaaatcatccggtgagtgtaatgCGACAAAGAATTTGTGCAATTCAATCAACTTTGTCCCGTCTTCGATGACTTTTCTTCCTTGATGTCTTGGGTCTTCCTCTGGTCTATTAGGACTAGCCAAGTCTAGTATGCATCACTACTAGGTAACTAACCT of Phragmites australis chromosome 3, lpPhrAust1.1, whole genome shotgun sequence contains these proteins:
- the LOC133912832 gene encoding uncharacterized protein LOC133912832 isoform X2, which gives rise to MEAAAASSVRAGVASQLRSPLGFRDGRFRAPPLRWCLRPPRPASRLVYRGEARPRVAASASRDQQRQLGELEAEAEAVGGSAWEAGRSSPREVREEMARCFDLVRRLGRGAVYLGSSRVPPTHPHYHRTAELAREASSMQASPTQP
- the LOC133912832 gene encoding uncharacterized protein LOC133912832 isoform X1; translated protein: MAQYSLVRLHGKKNSGTTCAEPVFALQQIARLLDCTTWTGAGPGLMDAAIQGALGADKPVGGFKIAKEAGEWTTSSFHPYLPPETYLTCRFFSARKHGLVDAVVRSNPTDRTVVVALPGGIGTLDELFEILALIQLERIGSALPVPFLLLNYDSYYSKLLDFLSDCQEWGTVSPGEVASLWKVCDGNYEALEYLAEFYNVPAAGRNYHLSPQLKQQRISYATS
- the LOC133912831 gene encoding inositol monophosphatase 3 produces the protein MAEEQFLAVAVDAAKNAGEIIRKGFYQTKNVEHKGQVDLVTETDKSCEDLIFNHLREYFPDHKFIGEETSAALGATADLTDEPTWIVDPLDGTTNFVHGFPFVCVSIGLTIGKIPTIGVVYNPIMNELFTAVRGKGAFLNGSPIKASSQNELVKALLVTEAGTKRDKSTVDDTTNRINKLLYKIRSIRMCGSLALNMCGVACGRLDLCYEIGFGGPWDVAAGAVILQEAGGLVFDPSGGEFDLMTRRMAGSNGLLKDQFIKELGDSS